The 'Nostoc azollae' 0708 genome has a window encoding:
- a CDS encoding transposase family protein: MTTFEILGIQFIVSKSTANSTFNYCLPIFKKLLPFSLVE, translated from the coding sequence ATGACAACATTTGAAATACTAGGTATTCAATTTATAGTCAGTAAATCTACAGCAAATAGTACATTTAATTACTGCTTGCCAATCTTCAAAAAATTACTACCATTTAGTTTAGTTGAATAA
- the rppB gene encoding two-component system sensor histidine kinase RppB, with amino-acid sequence MERNPIFHQTRLRLAAWYTLVMGGILGLSSLGVYSVVAHAYYETIDQGLQSVANALHKSIEPAWQQPGQLQRLNKEFSLELCVTQTSCLRTTTSIKKSIAEAANPVNYYIHLLDRSGKIFASGGMEVDNLSVTSVLDQWQISTDSSGNRYRKITLPLYTQDQVSGYLQVARSITDLDQHLAYLRLVLVLGLPISMIFVGLSSWWLAGRAIQPVYFSYQQMQQFTADAAHEFRTPLAAMYSTIEAAIKLQQKPKSNREILDVLKRQNRRLSQLVGDLLLLTRIDQEELTGEYQSCCLNDLISDLTEELAFLAVETKVNLSKQVQVLEKLYIIGNEEHLYRLISNLIANAIQATSSGGKVTILLEKSELYAIIKVQDTGIGIAVEHQQRIFDRFYRVDRDRSRISGGSGLGLAIAIAITRAHKGNIQVQSQPGLGSTFIVRLPLSS; translated from the coding sequence ATGGAACGCAATCCTATTTTCCACCAGACTCGGTTGCGCCTAGCAGCTTGGTATACCCTCGTCATGGGCGGTATTTTAGGCCTATCTAGTTTGGGAGTTTATAGTGTGGTTGCCCATGCCTACTATGAAACCATAGATCAGGGATTGCAATCAGTCGCAAATGCACTCCATAAAAGTATTGAACCAGCTTGGCAACAACCCGGACAATTACAACGCCTGAATAAAGAATTTTCTTTAGAATTATGTGTGACTCAAACAAGCTGTTTGCGTACAACAACATCTATTAAGAAATCAATCGCAGAGGCGGCTAATCCAGTTAATTACTATATACACTTATTGGATCGCTCAGGAAAAATTTTTGCTAGTGGGGGCATGGAAGTTGACAATTTATCTGTTACTTCAGTATTAGATCAGTGGCAAATATCAACAGATTCCTCTGGCAATCGATACCGCAAAATCACTTTACCTTTGTATACTCAAGACCAGGTTTCGGGTTATCTACAAGTGGCGCGTAGTATCACCGACTTAGATCAACATCTAGCCTATTTAAGATTAGTTTTGGTGTTGGGATTACCAATTTCCATGATTTTCGTCGGTTTGTCTAGTTGGTGGTTGGCAGGAAGAGCAATTCAACCTGTATATTTTTCCTACCAACAAATGCAACAATTTACTGCTGACGCTGCCCATGAGTTTCGTACACCTTTAGCAGCAATGTATTCTACTATTGAAGCTGCTATTAAGTTACAGCAAAAACCAAAATCCAATAGAGAAATTTTAGATGTACTCAAACGCCAAAATCGGCGACTATCACAATTAGTAGGAGATTTATTGCTATTAACTAGGATAGACCAAGAAGAACTAACGGGAGAATATCAGTCTTGCTGTTTAAATGATTTAATTAGCGACTTAACTGAGGAATTAGCATTTTTGGCAGTAGAAACTAAAGTGAATCTCTCTAAACAGGTACAAGTCTTAGAAAAACTCTATATAATAGGAAATGAAGAACACCTTTATCGCCTAATTTCTAACTTAATTGCCAATGCAATTCAAGCTACATCTAGCGGTGGAAAAGTAACGATCCTTTTGGAAAAAAGTGAGCTTTACGCCATCATTAAAGTTCAAGATACAGGAATCGGTATTGCTGTTGAACATCAACAGCGAATTTTTGATCGCTTCTACCGAGTAGATCGTGACCGCTCTCGTATCTCTGGCGGTTCAGGTTTGGGATTGGCCATCGCAATCGCCATTACCAGAGCGCATAAAGGTAATATTCAAGTTCAAAGTCAACCTGGGCTAGGTAGTACATTTATAGTTCGACTTCCTCTTTCATCGTGA
- the rppA gene encoding two-component system response regulator RppA produces the protein MRLILVEDEADLGAAIKQVLSHEAYIVDWFLDGNQAWQYLETGWTEYTLAIFDWMLPGVSGIELCKWLRSHQLILPVLMLTAKDRIEEKIIGLDSGADDYLVKPFDMAELLARLRALQRRSSYVGTTLTPQVQPRHLQVGCLTLNYSTHQLHRQYSHGKNQVFSLTVKEFQLLEYFMRHPHQIVSRDQIISQLWEIGAEPVSNVVAAQIRLLRRKLGEEEKESLIETVYGVGYRLNIPVTEIGS, from the coding sequence ATGCGGCTTATATTAGTTGAGGATGAAGCAGATTTAGGTGCAGCAATTAAACAAGTCCTAAGCCATGAGGCGTATATAGTTGACTGGTTTCTAGATGGTAATCAGGCATGGCAATATTTAGAAACTGGCTGGACTGAGTACACACTTGCAATTTTTGATTGGATGCTACCTGGAGTATCGGGGATAGAGTTATGTAAATGGTTGCGATCACACCAGCTAATTCTACCTGTATTAATGCTAACGGCTAAAGATCGGATAGAAGAAAAGATTATTGGTTTAGATAGCGGTGCAGATGATTATTTAGTTAAACCCTTTGATATGGCAGAACTGCTAGCAAGATTACGAGCCTTACAAAGGCGATCCTCTTACGTAGGAACAACGCTGACACCTCAAGTCCAGCCCCGACACTTACAAGTAGGTTGCCTGACTCTCAATTACAGCACTCATCAACTCCATCGTCAGTATAGTCATGGTAAAAACCAAGTATTCTCTTTAACTGTCAAGGAATTTCAATTATTGGAATATTTCATGAGACATCCTCACCAAATTGTCAGCCGCGACCAAATTATTAGTCAGCTTTGGGAAATTGGTGCAGAACCAGTTAGTAATGTCGTAGCAGCACAAATTCGCTTATTGAGACGTAAATTAGGAGAAGAAGAGAAAGAATCTTTAATTGAAACTGTTTATGGTGTAGGCTATCGTCTTAATATTCCAGTTACGGAAATAGGCAGTTAA
- a CDS encoding SMP-30/gluconolactonase/LRE family protein → MTDMVRPNGLVFTPDKRLSYVLDTAAFNIPGGPHHIRVYEFVGNRYVKNGRVFAVIEPGKLDELRVDEYGNVFTSSQDSVQIYATDETYLGKIFVPEISANLIFSGKNRESLLITAGHCLYALDLNIRGVQL, encoded by the coding sequence ATCACTGATATGGTACGTCCTAATGGGCTGGTTTTTACTCCAGATAAAAGGCTTTCGTATGTTTTGGATACAGCTGCATTTAATATTCCTGGAGGACCTCATCATATTCGAGTTTACGAGTTCGTAGGCAATCGCTATGTAAAAAATGGGCGTGTATTTGCAGTCATTGAGCCAGGCAAACTGGATGAATTGAGGGTTGATGAATATGGCAATGTTTTTACTAGTTCTCAAGATAGTGTGCAGATATATGCCACCGACGAGACTTATTTAGGAAAAATTTTCGTACCAGAAATATCTGCTAATCTGATTTTTAGTGGTAAAAATCGTGAAAGCTTACTTATTACGGCTGGTCATTGTCTATATGCTCTTGACCTGAATATCCGGGGCGTACAGTTATGA
- a CDS encoding DoxX family protein, with the protein MWILPQGIYFLLTVNHPFLGLYLLSSLAHAYPSGVSGLALLFLRVSVGSLFMIHGHPKVLHLRQWANSITTPVFLCLLSAWTMLGAGLFLILGFFILLATLSILVSMLFAIVLHLIESKPFMAKDPYLIPED; encoded by the coding sequence GTGTGGATACTACCGCAGGGAATCTATTTTCTATTAACTGTTAATCATCCATTTCTCGGACTATATCTGTTAAGTTCGCTTGCTCATGCTTATCCTAGTGGAGTTTCGGGATTAGCACTTTTATTCCTGAGAGTTAGCGTTGGTAGTTTATTCATGATCCATGGTCATCCCAAAGTATTGCACCTGCGTCAGTGGGCTAATTCTATCACAACACCTGTGTTTCTTTGCCTTTTGTCAGCATGGACGATGTTGGGTGCGGGATTATTCCTGATTTTGGGATTTTTTATACTTTTGGCAACTTTATCGATTTTGGTTTCGATGTTGTTTGCGATTGTATTACATCTAATTGAAAGCAAACCGTTTATGGCTAAAGATCCATACTTAATTCCTGAGGATTAG
- a CDS encoding cytochrome c oxidase subunit I, whose amino-acid sequence MTTHNSINTMPQNEHKNNWRRYLSFSTDHKVIGVQYMVMTFIFFLIGGLLAMLIRAELITPALNVVDRPLYNGLFTLHGTIMIFLWIIPFNAGISNYLVPLMLGAQDMAFPLLNAISFWILPPSGILLISSFLLPNGTAQSGWWSYPPISLQIPPGQPINGEFIWIVSVVLIGISSIMGAVNFVTTIFWMRAPGMTFFRMPVFVWSVLSAQLLQLVNLPSLTGALILLLFDLSFGTQFFKPLENGDPIIYQHLFWFYSHPAVYIMALPAFGIFAEVLPAFSRNPLYGYRSLAIASLGIAVVSIFVWVHHMFTSATPAWMRMLFMVTSMLVAVPTGVKAFGWTATIWKSKMHLETPMLFAMGGAAMFLLGGVTGVMLAAVPFDIHVHNTYFIVGHFHYIVFNTITMAIFAAIYFWFPKITGRMYAEGWGKVHFWLTFIGANLTFFPMLPLGLQGMVRRISSYDPRYQGWNIIASLGGFFLGVSVLPFIANMVSSLLYGQKASNNPWLATGLEWTTTSPPPQDNFEEIPVVKRPPYDYGDPKYSVIEPPDYHQVEH is encoded by the coding sequence ATGACGACACATAACTCTATCAACACAATGCCTCAAAACGAGCATAAAAATAACTGGCGGCGATACTTAAGCTTCAGCACTGACCATAAAGTCATCGGTGTTCAGTACATGGTAATGACTTTCATTTTCTTCTTGATTGGCGGACTATTGGCGATGCTCATCCGTGCCGAACTGATTACGCCAGCATTAAATGTGGTTGATCGTCCCTTATATAATGGCTTGTTTACATTGCATGGGACAATCATGATTTTTCTGTGGATTATCCCGTTCAATGCAGGTATCTCTAACTACTTAGTGCCACTAATGCTGGGAGCACAGGATATGGCGTTTCCTCTGCTCAACGCCATCTCTTTTTGGATTTTGCCACCAAGTGGGATTTTATTAATATCTAGCTTCTTGCTACCTAATGGAACAGCGCAATCTGGCTGGTGGTCATATCCGCCAATAAGTTTGCAAATTCCTCCTGGTCAGCCAATTAACGGTGAATTTATTTGGATTGTCAGTGTAGTACTGATAGGAATCTCTTCAATTATGGGGGCTGTTAACTTTGTAACTACCATTTTTTGGATGCGTGCCCCAGGAATGACCTTCTTCCGAATGCCTGTATTTGTTTGGTCTGTTCTCAGCGCCCAGTTGTTGCAACTAGTTAATTTACCTTCCCTCACAGGTGCACTGATCCTGTTATTATTTGATCTCAGTTTTGGGACACAATTCTTCAAACCCTTAGAAAATGGCGACCCGATTATTTACCAGCATCTATTCTGGTTCTACTCCCACCCCGCAGTTTACATTATGGCACTACCAGCCTTTGGTATTTTTGCCGAGGTTCTGCCAGCTTTTTCTCGTAATCCCCTCTATGGCTATCGTTCATTAGCTATTGCTTCTTTAGGCATTGCTGTAGTTAGTATTTTTGTTTGGGTACATCATATGTTTACCAGTGCTACCCCTGCTTGGATGAGGATGTTATTTATGGTGACATCAATGTTGGTTGCTGTGCCTACTGGTGTCAAGGCATTTGGTTGGACGGCTACAATTTGGAAGAGCAAAATGCATCTAGAGACACCCATGCTGTTCGCTATGGGAGGTGCAGCCATGTTTTTGCTTGGCGGTGTAACTGGGGTAATGCTGGCAGCAGTACCGTTTGATATTCATGTCCACAATACTTATTTTATAGTAGGACACTTCCACTACATTGTCTTTAACACCATCACGATGGCAATCTTTGCTGCCATTTACTTCTGGTTTCCAAAAATAACTGGACGGATGTACGCTGAAGGCTGGGGTAAGGTGCATTTTTGGTTAACTTTTATCGGTGCTAACCTGACCTTCTTTCCTATGCTCCCACTAGGTTTACAGGGAATGGTACGCCGAATTTCTTCCTACGACCCACGGTATCAAGGATGGAATATCATTGCTAGTCTAGGGGGATTCTTTTTGGGAGTATCTGTACTACCTTTTATTGCTAATATGGTCAGTTCTTTACTATACGGACAGAAGGCGAGTAATAATCCCTGGCTAGCTACGGGACTGGAATGGACAACCACCTCACCACCACCGCAAGATAACTTTGAGGAAATTCCAGTGGTAAAAAGACCGCCCTACGACTATGGCGATCCTAAATACTCAGTTATAGAACCTCCCGACTATCATCAGGTAGAACACTAA
- a CDS encoding cytochrome c oxidase subunit II, whose amino-acid sequence MSRFIQYLLIAGYIAVLFVVSHWIGQQAYTWMPVEATTEAQKVDSLFSFLTSIGAFIILGLLGMMVYSILFFRAPKNDYSEGHPSRGDIKLEILWTASPTLLVLWIAWQGFNIYQQLNILGLGQIVHLPTSLEKPAYGLVNNDKPKPASETIEVFVKQWDWSFRYPNNVISYELHLPVNLRTRLNLHAKDVLHSFYVSEFRLQQYIVPGRDIDLVVTPNRIGQYKLKDALFSGTYFALMDANINVESLEQYNQWVTQAKQKPIAMKNHAVDEYTQPPKTLFKSNWYTVAPKQSSIANSK is encoded by the coding sequence ATGTCCAGATTTATACAATATCTCCTAATAGCTGGTTATATTGCAGTATTGTTCGTTGTCAGTCATTGGATCGGGCAACAAGCTTATACTTGGATGCCTGTTGAAGCGACAACAGAAGCCCAAAAGGTAGATAGTTTATTTAGCTTCTTAACCTCAATTGGTGCGTTTATTATCCTTGGGCTTTTAGGGATGATGGTGTACTCGATACTCTTCTTTCGCGCACCCAAAAATGACTACAGTGAGGGACACCCATCTAGAGGAGATATAAAGCTAGAAATTTTATGGACTGCAAGTCCAACTTTATTAGTGTTGTGGATTGCTTGGCAAGGCTTCAATATTTACCAGCAATTAAATATTTTGGGTTTAGGGCAAATCGTGCATTTGCCTACATCTCTAGAAAAACCAGCGTATGGCTTAGTCAATAATGACAAACCAAAACCAGCATCTGAAACTATTGAGGTTTTTGTCAAGCAGTGGGATTGGTCTTTCCGTTATCCAAATAATGTTATCAGTTATGAATTACATCTGCCTGTAAATCTTCGTACTCGCCTGAATCTGCACGCTAAGGATGTACTTCACAGTTTTTACGTTTCTGAGTTTCGTTTACAGCAGTATATTGTCCCTGGACGTGATATTGACCTTGTAGTTACACCAAATCGCATAGGCCAATACAAGCTAAAAGATGCTTTATTTAGTGGTACTTATTTTGCTTTGATGGATGCCAATATAAACGTTGAATCTCTTGAGCAATATAACCAGTGGGTTACTCAAGCGAAACAAAAACCAATAGCCATGAAAAATCACGCTGTTGATGAATATACCCAACCACCCAAAACATTGTTTAAGAGTAACTGGTACACTGTCGCACCTAAGCAAAGTTCGATTGCCAATAGTAAGTAG
- a CDS encoding DUF2231 domain-containing protein encodes MSALPLNSQNLAYPDPLHPIIVHFVIAMVFFSFFCDVIGYFTRNVRLFEVSFWNMFVAAIAIFIAIIFGQFEAGLAQAQKAAQSTLNYHTVLGWSLGAIVAAITAWRFVIRNRSLREIPPAYLRAATLLVCLVFLQVYLGSKLFWVYGLHVKPVVEAIKQGVSP; translated from the coding sequence ATGTCTGCCTTACCTCTCAATAGCCAGAATTTGGCATACCCCGATCCTTTGCACCCAATTATCGTTCACTTTGTGATTGCAATGGTATTCTTTTCTTTTTTCTGTGATGTTATAGGGTATTTCACCCGGAACGTGCGTTTATTTGAGGTGAGTTTCTGGAATATGTTTGTGGCGGCGATCGCAATTTTCATCGCAATTATCTTTGGCCAATTTGAAGCAGGACTAGCACAAGCCCAGAAAGCAGCCCAGTCAACACTGAATTATCATACTGTCTTGGGTTGGTCACTGGGAGCGATAGTTGCCGCGATCACCGCTTGGCGTTTTGTGATTCGCAACCGCAGTCTCCGAGAAATACCACCTGCTTACCTTAGGGCTGCAACATTGTTAGTCTGCCTAGTATTTTTGCAAGTGTATTTGGGGAGTAAATTGTTTTGGGTGTATGGATTGCATGTTAAACCTGTAGTTGAAGCCATAAAACAGGGAGTTTCACCATGA
- a CDS encoding SDR family NAD(P)-dependent oxidoreductase, with the protein MFSQTLRQLATIDILVNNAGIEKNLVLIDMTIAQWNSVIGINLTGQLLYALWTS; encoded by the coding sequence ATGTTCAGCCAAACCCTGAGACAATTGGCCACTATTGATATTTTAGTAAACAATGCGGGCATTGAAAAAAACTTAGTATTGATAGATATGACCATTGCTCAATGGAATTCAGTAATTGGGATAAATCTAACAGGACAACTCTTGTATGCATTGTGGACTAGCTAA
- a CDS encoding glycogen debranching N-terminal domain-containing protein, which translates to MHSDFADIFNVKSQQILIRDEIETSWENGVLTTEYRNSSFLRGIVIDPVCGISGPRYTNGSLMLDVVITPGKIWHTCVMFIALADKRIFKPQNTCTVPHNTKAGKVRDEFLANATKLRSSKLKLPNTIIKRSQIWERCELRWMIIDINFGCLLLVFPGLLPFLDVTQ; encoded by the coding sequence GTGCATTCTGATTTTGCGGATATTTTTAATGTTAAATCACAGCAAATATTGATACGAGATGAAATAGAAACCAGCTGGGAAAATGGTGTACTCACTACTGAATATCGCAACAGCTCTTTTTTACGCGGTATTGTAATTGACCCAGTTTGTGGTATTTCTGGGCCACGCTATACCAATGGTTCTTTAATGTTGGATGTGGTCATCACTCCTGGGAAAATATGGCATACTTGTGTCATGTTTATAGCCTTAGCTGATAAAAGAATCTTTAAACCTCAAAACACCTGCACTGTACCTCACAATACAAAAGCGGGAAAGGTTAGGGATGAATTTCTCGCTAATGCGACAAAGTTGCGCTCGTCTAAGCTAAAACTGCCAAATACTATCATCAAGCGATCACAGATATGGGAGCGTTGCGAATTGAGGTGGATGATAATCGACATCAATTTTGGATGCCTGCTGCTGGTATTCCCTGGTTTGTTACCGTTTTTGGATGTGACTCAATAA
- a CDS encoding permease, whose product MSKLWGAIVGPVIEIFSFVCSMENIPLAAVQWNGGISFGSVVAFIFADLIIIPILNIYRRYYG is encoded by the coding sequence TTGTCGAAGTTATGGGGGGCAATTGTGGGGCCAGTTATAGAAATATTTTCCTTTGTTTGTTCTATGGAAAATATTCCTCTAGCGGCTGTGCAGTGGAATGGTGGTATTAGCTTTGGAAGTGTAGTCGCATTTATTTTTGCCGACCTGATTATAATCCCAATTCTCAACATTTACCGTAGATATTACGGTTAA
- a CDS encoding mechanosensitive ion channel family protein: MNAEISTSWYKFQSIANSFIALLPNIILALIIFIIILFIASRIKALVKRLTRNRRSARNLGLVLGRLAQGVTILVGLFIALSIIIPSLKAGDLVQLLGISGVAIGFGFRDILQNFLAGILILLTEPFQIDDQIVFKGFEGTVENIQTRATIIRTYDGRRIVIPNSELFTNSVTVNTAFDNCRLEYDIGIGYADDIYLAKQLMLDAVHSIDEILKDPAPDVLVMELAGSSVNIRVRWWIKPPRRADNLSSRDKVISAIKQKLYVENGIDLPYPTQQILFHDQTEETDGNRSRQREGWPAGKSEVPKPHRISDSLSLLAKARSLEDNNGKVDS; this comes from the coding sequence ATGAATGCAGAAATATCGACATCTTGGTATAAGTTTCAAAGCATAGCTAATAGTTTCATAGCTTTGCTCCCGAATATTATCTTAGCACTGATTATCTTTATAATCATTTTATTTATCGCCAGCAGAATTAAGGCACTGGTCAAGCGGTTAACTCGCAATCGTCGCTCTGCCCGGAACTTAGGGCTAGTATTGGGAAGATTAGCGCAGGGCGTGACGATTTTAGTTGGGTTGTTTATCGCCCTTTCTATTATAATCCCCTCATTAAAAGCTGGTGATTTAGTACAACTGTTGGGAATTAGTGGTGTTGCAATTGGTTTTGGTTTTCGTGATATTCTGCAAAACTTTCTAGCTGGGATTTTAATTCTGTTAACTGAGCCTTTCCAAATCGACGATCAAATTGTTTTTAAAGGATTTGAAGGAACAGTTGAAAATATCCAAACAAGAGCAACTATAATCAGAACCTATGATGGTCGGCGGATTGTTATTCCGAACTCGGAATTATTTACTAATTCAGTAACTGTAAACACTGCCTTTGACAACTGCCGATTAGAATACGATATCGGTATTGGCTACGCCGATGATATTTATCTAGCCAAGCAGTTGATGTTAGATGCCGTACATAGTATAGATGAAATTTTAAAAGATCCGGCTCCTGATGTATTGGTAATGGAACTTGCTGGAAGCAGTGTCAACATTCGTGTGCGTTGGTGGATCAAACCACCACGCAGGGCAGATAATTTATCTTCACGAGATAAAGTAATCTCTGCAATTAAGCAAAAGCTTTATGTTGAGAACGGCATTGATTTGCCATACCCAACTCAACAAATTTTGTTCCACGACCAGACCGAAGAGACAGATGGAAACCGCTCCCGTCAGCGTGAAGGTTGGCCCGCAGGTAAAAGTGAAGTACCGAAGCCTCACCGTATCAGCGATTCGCTCAGCTTACTTGCTAAAGCACGCTCCTTAGAAGACAACAACGGTAAAGTAGATTCTTAA
- a CDS encoding DUF389 domain-containing protein, whose protein sequence is MAVILPLAVRAAGALNLVQSDRSSLVSGAATGILVAASLAPPVGIVGIAGTVGRWDMAISGLFLLFLQQSGINFSAALLFRVFRLSAQGTRYQHGKKRVFFSALVITVIA, encoded by the coding sequence GTGGCAGTAATTTTACCATTGGCAGTCAGAGCAGCAGGAGCTCTCAACTTAGTTCAATCAGATCGCAGTAGTTTAGTCTCTGGGGCAGCAACCGGAATATTAGTTGCCGCTTCCTTAGCTCCACCTGTGGGAATTGTCGGTATAGCTGGTACGGTTGGCAGATGGGATATGGCAATTTCGGGGCTATTCTTACTGTTTTTGCAACAAAGCGGCATCAACTTTTCAGCAGCTTTGTTATTCCGAGTATTTAGGTTGTCTGCTCAAGGAACTCGCTATCAGCATGGTAAAAAACGGGTATTCTTTTCTGCGTTGGTGATAACTGTCATCGCATAG
- a CDS encoding S-layer homology domain-containing protein, with amino-acid sequence MTQPIEETYQQGFITGYPDGYFHPNQPVSKIEAIVALSKGLNLTTGTSTLSIPTAMQRVVPQKTAQKPIKARIFMSFVFTTLMQPLLISKVPALVVNAVSLNRPASFIITNTYADTNNITQYAVGDVAAATKANIVVSYPNPKVINPNKLATRGEITALVYQTLVSQGKIELIAINLPANRYVIWTPVHQKTLNKYDFIQHFC; translated from the coding sequence TTGACTCAGCCCATTGAAGAGACATATCAACAAGGATTTATAACAGGTTATCCTGATGGTTATTTTCATCCTAATCAACCCGTTTCTAAGATTGAGGCTATAGTTGCTTTAAGCAAAGGATTGAATTTAACTACTGGTACATCAACACTTAGTATACCTACAGCCATGCAGAGAGTAGTTCCTCAAAAAACCGCACAAAAACCGATAAAAGCACGTATTTTTATGTCGTTTGTATTTACTACTTTAATGCAGCCTTTATTGATATCAAAAGTCCCAGCTTTAGTAGTTAATGCTGTCAGCCTTAACCGTCCTGCGTCATTTATTATTACCAATACTTACGCAGATACCAATAATATTACGCAATATGCAGTTGGAGATGTAGCAGCCGCAACTAAGGCAAATATAGTAGTCAGCTATCCAAATCCAAAAGTTATTAATCCAAATAAACTTGCAACTAGAGGAGAGATTACAGCTTTAGTTTATCAAACTTTAGTTTCCCAAGGGAAAATAGAACTAATTGCTATTAATTTACCTGCTAATCGCTATGTTATTTGGACTCCTGTTCACCAAAAAACACTCAATAAGTACGATTTTATTCAACATTTCTGCTGA
- a CDS encoding sensor histidine kinase has product MDNAIKHSAANHQVFISAYSQGEQAIIQIQDEGKGIKEGDLPRIFEKFYITDPACKGSGNLLVLAISKRIIEAHQASIIACKTSNQGITSTIYLPIILHV; this is encoded by the coding sequence TTGGATAATGCGATTAAGCATTCAGCAGCCAATCATCAAGTATTTATCTCTGCATACAGCCAAGGCGAACAAGCTATTATTCAAATTCAAGACGAAGGAAAAGGGATAAAAGAGGGTGATTTACCCCGAATCTTTGAGAAATTTTATATAACAGACCCTGCATGTAAAGGTAGCGGTAATCTTCTAGTATTAGCAATTTCTAAGCGGATTATTGAGGCCCATCAAGCTAGTATTATCGCCTGCAAAACATCAAATCAAGGGATAACTTCTACTATATACTTGCCGATAATTCTTCATGTATGA